aaaaagaattaaattgttaaaatatgaaTATGGATCATAACTATAAAAATCagaataatttttgaattatatttatatatttatatatttatagttgTAATGGGTCATAAgctacataataataaaatttatataactaAATGGATGAAGTTGCCTAATAATTAAAGATTGAAAACTCTAAAAATATTCACTAAAAGTCAATTTTGTAATTAGGGTTGACTGTAAAATTTGAATCActcatcttttaaaaaataaatataaattaactgTCCTCAACTATCCATCTTAGCAAGTTATTTATTAAAGGTTGAGAAAATTAAGAATAAAGATATAATTTTGGTGAGGTGTGAAGCCTGCCCCTGTCCCCCCTAAGGTCCCATTTGAAAACAACTTCTCTTCATTTCCCTATAAGTTGTCAAAAATGTTGCTTCCAGTTCCATCCTTTAAATGTGGCATTTCTTTTTTGTAAAAGTGATTAGGTGTAGAATGTGATAGGAGAGGAGCCAAGATAAGGGGGACCATCTTCTTGGCTCTTGTGATGTATTGTTGCCTATCTCTTGCTATTTTTCAACAAATAAGGTTGTGTAAAATTAGGGTTGAGTATATGTTGGTTCTATTCAgttcggttcgatttgatttagttcgattaaaacattaaatctGTATCTCTTATCTAAAACTTAGTATATAGTACTTTGTCACATATGTTTAACAGTGTATCTTGtatgaaatttattaacttatgtGTCAATTATATTTAGACCAAAGaactgtatatatatatatgtatgtatttataataattttttaaaaacagtgatatttttttatttttctattcagTTATTGgttctcaatttttaaaatgcCCAAATCAAATTGAACATCTAAGAACAAACTTTTATATAATCACAATCTGGTTTGGTTTTACGGTCTGATTCGGTTTTCGCATACTCCTACCAAAATCTCACCTAAATCGTATAACTAAACCGAACTGATGAATTggattcggtttgatttgatatTTCAAAAATGGATTTTTGATCTGATtcagattttgaaaatttagttaattttagtaCAAATtgaatttagccaaaatttaaCTGAACCGGCTATTTtggtttaataattttttaaagattcaGTTTGATTCAATATTctaattcggtttggtttaaatggaatGAAAACCTCCTCCCAACAAACATAATCCTTCAATTTCTTTTATGGACATTATTGACATCTTTAGTCAATGTTCTTCATCATATCTAATGGATTGTTGTTTGATTAGATGGTACCATAGAGccctttatttatattatattttcatattaattgTTCTGTCCTTTTTGATTTAGTGTTTTCTAGATTCTCCCATTTATGCAGTTTTTAATGTTAATATAATTTAGTTCCCTTTAAAATGCTAATATAATTAAGTATATTGGGCCCTCTAAAAGGCTCCTCTTGGGCCAACTAGAGGCTCCATAAATTGAAAAGGTTATGGGCCCACCACACCTACTTTTTGCAAATACTGTGGGTCCACCTTTTAAGATTTTTATGATGGGCCAGAAGCGGATTTGTGAGTTTCCCATATTATCCCAAAAGTTCAACATGAAGTTAATTATACCCCATTAAATTTGTTCAAGAAACATAACTCCTCATGAAATTTTAGAGCAAATTTTAATGGTGGAATAAAACAATGATGTACACAACAATTATTCATGATTGCTTGCTTTTTCTTATCATAATAAAAATGTAGTAGTACATTAACCTTTTAATtccattttaatattaataacattTAAACCAAAAGCTTATCATAACCCTTCTAATTAATCTACTTTAGTGCATGCATTTTGAATTGCATTTGGGAGGTGAATTGAAAGTAACCAAAAGGACAAAGCTGTAAAGTAAAATACAAAGTCAATAACAACCAGAATGAGAAGTTATTAGGCAggactttttaattttgaaatttaaattaatagatTGCTCTTTTAACAATTTACCCTCACAATGACTagttataattcttttaaacaAAGCAATGATGTTTCCATGCATAAATAATCCCTTTTCCCCACTGGATTGCAGATTTCATCTCAATATAAATCACTCAAATCTGTAATGCATTTGGTTGAATTGaataaagtatttttaatatttttaaatcgaactgaactaaatttttttaacatgaATGAATCGGTTTAATTGATTTTTCCGTTCGTTTCGGtcattttagtttgatttatattaaaatttaaataaaaaatgtacgTATAAAACTGAatcaacattaaaaaaattaaaagaattaatagTGTCAAGTTGAATCAAACTTTATCGGTATGGTTAATGCACACCCTTACTTAATTGTGCATGCCAAATTTGTAATCAATTATGAATGTACAATAAGTAATAATGTGGTATTAGATGGTATTGAGAaggtaaatttttatatttgaggTGAATGAATGTGAAACCCTTGATGGCAAACATTTTGGGGGCTAGGCCAGACTAGATTTTACTGGtgttttattttcctttctTGATTCAGCAAAATGGTTGACAAATTCAAAATTCTCTTCATTTCCATCATCAAAGGGTTGAGAAATGGAGAGACAGTTTGTTGTATATATCTAACAAATAtccaacaaaatataaaaaaatatcagtCAAAATAACAAGGAGtgacaataattaaaaagataatagtattacttaataaaatatttttatgtcaTTTTACATGTcggatttgtttataattttaaaagttatatattgataaaaaaaaccgttaaattaaatgataaaatcaaatTGTGATAATTCTTTTTGTTACAATAACAATATATCCATAATTTTCTGAAGCATTGAGTGATTTACTTTCAAATAAATCTAACTTGTcagttatattttaaaattaaattaataataaccgaaattaacattttaaataaaagtatCTACTACACTAGTAATTATCGACAACAAAAAAACAAGAATAAGAAGCCTGGCCGCAGAGAGAAGAAGAGTAAATACTAAAAttcaatttctaaaatatatttatattattttttcccCTTTATATTTCCCtctaataatagaaaaaacagaggagtaaaatgaaaaattgataATACTAATAATTTGAGAAGTTCAAACTGCGGCTCCGTCCCGCTCACGCTCCCCTTTGTCCGctcttaaaaatatcaaaaaacaaacacaTTTATACTCACCGCTCTCACTCACATATCACTCTCTTTCAAAGCACACAAACCAGACCAGAGAAGCTtccctttctctctctacacACCTCTCTTCACACTCTCTCTCTCTACCTCTCACGCTCTCTCTTTGGAGCTCCCGAGATTACAGTAATCAATTCAGCTCTTGCATTTCATTTTTGTGTTCTTTTTTGAATGTTTACTGATGCTGTTGTTTTTGTTGATGTTTAATCGATCATTACCGTCGTTTCTGATTaggttttgagtttttttagatttttctttCTCTGTATAGATCTGTCGCTGATACTCTTTTAtgtgattttgtgttttttaagCTGCATTgctgttttcttttctttttgaagagAAGAATTTGTGTTGATTTTGAACTTGtcgagttttatttttaaacaaggTTTGAGGTGAAGATAGATTTGAAACTGTGAcgagattgattttttttagttttaaatggATGTTAGCTGCCTTAAAATCTACTGGATCTTAGTTATAGAAGAAGACTTTAAATTTTGTTacaatgtgtgtgtgtgtgtttggtTTTATTGGAGAATAGTAGAAATCATCATCTCAATCCTATTGGTGATGAAGTTTACGGATTCAACCTATCCTTCAATTGTTGACTAATCACATTGTCACTCTGTTGaggaaaacaaaaccaagaattCTATTTCAATGGATTCTCTCCATTTAGTCAATTCTCCTTTTTTGGGTAGGCTGTTATTGCTGGAAGTTCAATTATTTCAACTTAAATCACACAAAAAAATAAGTGATTTTGAAAGAAATGACAATCATGATGATAGCCCTAGTTAGGCGGTTTGcagaaattcaaaattcaattggattttttgtaaatgattttgttttttaaattccaAACAAGGCCTCATGAATATTATTCAGCTTGGAATCTTGCATCATgttacttggttttgttttatctGAGGTTTAACCGTGTGCTTATTAATGCAGGTTCAATGAAGAGCCATtcgatttaatttaaaatgcaCTGCTCTTCCTCCTGAAAGGAAGCAAGCAACCAAATATGGATAAAGAAAGTACGGTTGCTGCCAAAGTTGAAGAGCCCGTTGCTCGAATCACACGAGCACGAGCTAAAGCACTGGGGACTTCAGGCGGAATACCTCCTCCTGTCCCTAAACCTTACCTTAAAGAGGACCAGAAGCGTGCTCTCAGAGCTAATACCAAAAGAACAGCATCTGATGATAATAAATCTTTTATCACTGCAGTCTCTGGCCTTCAGCACAAGCGAAGGGCGGTGCTTAAAGATGTGACTAACTTAAAGTCTGAGAGTTCAAATGCAAGTTGCACCAATGTAACTAAAGTACAGGATATGGTATAGGATGCTCTagtttttatactaatttttcaaattttggaTGCCTAGCAAAGTGTCTTTAACTTATAGCCTTTTGATATTTCTTGCTTACAGGATGTCAAGCCAGCTAGAAAATGTCATGCAAAGAAGAATATGGAGATGGTTGACATCTCTATGGAAACTTCAGAAGCTGAAGAGGATATAAAAGCAAGGTTAGCTGAAGAATTGTCAAAGATAAGGATGGTGGAATCACAAGAGATCACTTCCCCAACAAGGCAGAAGGGAATATGTCATCACATAAAAAATGGATGTGCAGCAGATTCACTTCTGACTCCAAGGGTTACTGATGaacttcaaagccctcaaagtAAACGTATAGGTTCTcattcatttaaatataaatatattcccAAACCATGGATGATACTGCAATTGATAATTTTACTAAGCATCTTGTCCCTAGCCTATAATAGGAACATCAGCATTTGCAATGGagctaaaattattttgttggttAACATGGTTGCGCTAGCAGAATAGCATTTAGTGATATGAAGAAATTTACACTTCAAGTTAAATGATATCTGCTAGTTgcattttttctaaaaaaattattactgaAGGGGGGTTTTCTATTACTCTGTTTTATGCAGAAGAAAACATATTTTGCAAGAAACTGGAGTCCTCGAGTGGTCAGGTTATAGCAGACATTgattcaaatttaaaagatcCTCAAATCTGTGGCTTGTATGCCCCTGAGATATATAGCAATAGACGGGTTAAAGAGGTTGGTTTTGATTGTTGCTCTTGTAAATGCTTCAATCATTTTGCAAATTCTATAGTCACTATATGCATGCCAAAATAACATATCCATTAATATTTTAGAAATCATGCTAAATGTCACCTAATCGCCTTTGTACTCTAGTTCGGCGTTCAGTGAAAACACAGAGGATTCTTAGATCCCataaaaaatgggaaaatggCAAAACAATGATATATTAGTTTGCAGATGCGATCTACTCTTAGTACATGAATTAAAAATCTCATGTTTATCACCAACATATGTTTTGCTGACTTTATGGCATCTCGATTTCCTCAGCTTGACCAGAGACCATCAACTAATTACATGGAAAAATTGCAGCATGACATCACTCCAAGCATGCGAGGCATTTTGATCGATTGGCTTGTGGAGGTCAGTGTTCTTTAAAGATGAAATATAATTCATAAAGCCATCTAAGGCACGTACTGTAAACAAGCATATCATATTTGTCTTAACTATATACATGAAAACAACTTGCGAGTTTCTCCTTCAATGTGTGACTTCTATCTTAAAGAAGCTTTGATTAACCTATTAGTTTCCCAATTCATTTTGGCCAATCCCCtgaaaaaacccccacctttcaaccccccttcatttgcaccctcacctttcaaaatctccaattttacccaaattctcacctttcattttcaattgcaccctaaaaatattaaattagctctttttcactataaaaaagttcaaatcgataatttatattttaattcatattctaaatagtcttcaatgtttaaattttaacaataaaaccatatttcctaaaattttaaaagttaatttttttaatataaaatagaaattaattaaaaatatcattaaatatggttttgtggttgaaatttaaacattaaggactatttagaacatgaattaaaatataaagtatcgatttcaacttttttttagtgacaaatgcccaatttaatatttttagggtgcaattgaaaatgaaaggtgataatttgggtaaaattggagattttgaaaggtgagggtgcaaatgaaggGGGATTgaaaggtgggttttttttcaGGGGTTAAGCCTTTGTTTATCTTTCTTGATTATGTTGCACCATAGCTCCCCATTTCTGTTTCAATAAATCCTATCAAAACGAATCCTGGTAATGTTGACTTAGCTATTTTTAGAAGGGACATTTCTCTACTCAAGCTAATTGAACAGTAGCCTAATTCTATGAAGTCAAAGAGGATAAATAGGGTCCCAAAAGAGCAAGCCTTGAACCTTTCAGACTACTTTAAATACCATTTGAGCCATACATTTATGAAACATTTATTTTCTACTCATGTTATTAAACGACAAAGCTCCTAAAATTGATGACCGCTTTAGCTGTTTCTTCCTGAGACTGTATACACCAGTAACTGAGACTGGAATTTGTATATGAAGTCCTAACACTTCAATTTTTTATCATCTAATTGTGAAGTAATATTTGAGCTATTGTTTATTTCTAGATAAAAAATGGAGAAAACCCTGATGTTTGTCCTCTTTCAGGTTTCTGAAGAGTATAGGCTCGTTCCAGATACACTTTACCTCACAGTAAATCTCATTGATAGATTTCTCTCCGAAAATTTCATTGAGAAGCAAAGACTCCAACTGCTTGGTGTTACATGCATGCTAATTGCGTCGTAAGTTTCATAAGTGATTCCGACTTTAGTTGAATGAGGTGCACTGATTTTCTACAATATGTTTAACTCAAATGTAGTTGGTAGAAGTAATATAACGTGATACAAAATCTACTTTGTCCTTATCCTATATAATCTTTAATGAGATAACATTTAGCTACTATGGGATGGTAAATTTCATGCATTATACATGTTTACATCTCCTTCTCCATCtctgcattttttttcattgtGCATCTCTGGACAGTAAACATTATTTATTAATGTAAAAGTTAATACGTCGGAAGCACTTCTAGTTGATACATCTGTATCAATAACATGATCTTTCAGTTTCTGGCACATTTTGTATTCACTAAATAATTAGGTTTTCTGTTTCTTCAATATGGTTCCAGAAAATATGAAGAAATTTGTGCCCCCCGCGTTGAAGAATTTTGCTTCATAACCGACAATACTTACACTAGAAGAGAGGTATAATTCGACAAATAAACTTTATGCATAGGCTGTTGTATAGTTGATGTTTGCTTTATTTGTTCTTTGCTCATTCCATACACTTGACTGCTTTGTACAATTAAGTATTTTCCAATTTAGTTACCTTTCAAGGCAATCTATTTGAATCGAAGTGCGATTATGTTGCACTTGTAAATGACATTTATGCTACATCAATTTCCAAATAACAGATTTAGTTGCATGCTGATATATTATGCTCGTAATGCGGTGTTGTGGCAGGTACTAAAAATGGAGAGACAAGTTCTAAATTTATTGTACTTCCAAATTTCTGTTCCCACCACAAAAACATTTCTGAGGTAAGTAAAATATTACTTTATGATTTTTGGGAAAAATTCCATCAAATAGGTGACCTACTAGTCTTTCTGAACATGATTCCTGCTTTTCAGGAGGTTTATTCAAGCAGCACAGGCTTCTTACAAGGTATTGCGCACAGAAACTATCTGTTTTGTAATGTACATTTTTCTGAAGATTCactaaacataaaattaaactgCTTACCTACTCTTGCAGGCTCCTTGTATTGAACTGGAGTTCTTGGCAAATTATTTGGCAGAACTGACTCTTGTTGAATATGACTTCCTAAAGATCCTACCTTCTCTCATAGCCGCTTCTGCTGTGTTCCTTGCCCGGTGGACTCTCGATCAGTCAGACCACCCTTGGGTCTGTCCATCTATTCTCCCTatatcttttactttttttcttgTGGAATGTCTGAATAGAATACTAATACTATTGATATTTTCTTTACAGAATCCCACGCTAGAACACTATACAAGTTACAATGCGTCGGAACTGAAAACTACCGTACTTGCCCTTGAAGATTTGCAGCTGAACACTAATGGTTGCCCACTCAACGCTATACGCGAAAAGTACAGACAGCAAAAGGTACAATTGACTGAATGCTATCAGTACCATCTCGCATAGTttatttatatcattttgtTCCCATTAGATAGTACATTCACAGTATATTCATGCTTATTCTTTAAACCGAAATGAATTTAACCCAAAAACATCATTTTTCACATCTTTTAGACCATGTTTGGTTCGCGGCATAGAATAGGTATTGTACAAATTATAGAATATAACTCCATTGAATTACTTTTACTTATCTAAAATTTGGACTAAAGAAAAGAATAGCTATTCCACATATTACTATCAATTATATGAACCAAAATGACCTAGTACTATAACATTATGATTCATTTCCTGATAGTCTTATTGTCATGACAGTTGAAGAGCGTAGCAAATATGACCTCTACACAACGAGTTTTGTCACTTTTTGAAAGATGACAACAGCAGGCCTACCTACTTTTAACTTCATTTCGTCAAATCGAAGGTGATTATGATCCTCGCCATCATCCTTATAAATCAAAAGCTTCTTTGATTTTCCAGTTCTCTATCTTTCTCTCTGCCTTTGTTGTAGCATCTGATCTGAATCTGGGTTTTCCAGACTTGTTAACCAGTAGTTTGCAAGTGGTAATACACTTACACAAGTAACTTATGTGCCCTAAGCAAGATAATGATGTTCAGAACTTTCTAATCCATGGAAAGTTCATAACATTAGCTAAATTTTTTTAGAAGTGGCACCGGGAAATGTACCTATTCGGAGATCACTTGTACGTAAACTGTGAATTATATgcaggaaaaaaaaagaaaaaaaaaactaattttttttagcgTAATGCTTCTTAATTcatgttaaattaatttttgttacgTATATATATTGAAAGGAAGTAGTCAAGTAGCCTACTTGATTTTTATTATCGAAGTTCTACCACCTATGTACATTACTTTCCCTTTTTAATTGTTCAACAGTTGAATGTATTTTTGTACAATTGACCTTCATTTCATCCTCTAACTTAGCACAAAAGATTTAATAAGTTTGGACAAAAAAAACCTACAACTTAGCATAATTGTATCATAGTTGTATCGTTTTACCCCCCCTATTTGTAAATGATCATCATGCTCCTAGGAGCGTGATATTCAATTAGAGGGTAAAATGGTTCAATTTTGTTAAGCTGAGGATTTATTTATCTACAATCAATAATTTAGATTCTTTTAATCTTTTgtcaaattggagtaaaatGAACcgattggttttttttatagaaaaagtgtgtttatataaaattaatgtttAGGGCCATGTGTGTAGGGTTCAAAAGATTCCTTACTTAATGTTAGCCTTCCATCTTGCCAAACAAATGAATGATGACAATATGTTGTTGGCATAGTACACATCAAATTCAGAGGCTGATGGAGAAAGAATGGGCCAATTCATTTCATTCATTTGAAAATGATGCAAATTATATACTAAGAATATGGGCGTGGAGTATGTTTTGTGCCACTTAAAGTGTATTTTAGGTTTTGCGAGATAGAGAAAGACCTTAAAGTGAAAGTTACTTTAGGTTGAGAAAGTGAAGTTGACACCTCAAAAGAcatgaataaattttttatatcgggagtgttttaaaaactgaacTGGTATGgcgaaaaactttaaaaattaataaattaattacactcttactaataaataaatataatttttacagttttttaaaattaattgaacgaTCTGGTTCATTCTTACACACTAGATTAGACAATATTAGAATTGGCGGAAATATTAATTTTggagaaaaaatatttacaaatatttattagataaaaataattattcccTCAATCCTGTTTAAgaaatctaatttttattttttggatgtgagaaaaatattaatttttttgctaATTAATAGTGATTGATGAGTTTCTTTCAAAGCAATTCATATTGTTGTGTTTTTTCCCTTCCTGTTAAAGCAAGAGTGACGGTACATAAGCAAAATCCCCCCTTACTCTTCATTCAAACAACGTTTCTTGTTTTAAAAACATGTCAGAAACTTGACGTTCCACGCGCAGAACTTCACTTTTTATATGGAAATTCTTAAAATAACTCCGTTTTAGCGTGTCCAAGTATCCCGGTATCCATTCTACCTAGCAAACCATACAAGCCAGTAGGagtcttttttctctctcaattGTTGGAGGAAAAAACATGGAATAATTAGCAAAGAAGCTGACcacaaaaagaaattaattgtAATAGTACACCGCATGGCACTTCCAATTAAGCTTACAGAAGGAAGCAAATTAACATCCACACAGTAGCACCAGAAAATACAACAGGATGATCAGTACAAGTTACAACAATAACTATCTGCCATAGTACCATccccacaaaaaaaaaatcctacaACCCCAATTAGCAGCAATTTCCATGAAAGGAGAGGGGAGCTGAAACAAAAACTCGGCCAAAACCGCAGTTAATAATACATTGGTTAACATGCAATTGAGGCAGCGAAAGGAGTTACCAAGACAGCGGTATTTCCTGTTACGGGTTTGAGACTGGCAGCGTACTCCAGTTGCCGCCATGCTTCCTTTCGCTTTTCGGACATGGAGCTTAGGTTTTCTTGTTCTTCCTTGAATTGTTCAAGGCAGGAGACAAATAGTGGTTCATCCATCTCGGAGAACATTTTTCTGATATTCAGAGTTAAGTTGAGCACTGCTTGATTCCAATGGTTATGGGCATTTTTCTCTAAAGCTGGAAATATGACGGGCATAATCGCATGCCGGTTATGTGCAATTAAGTTGACAATTTGGTCATTGTTCCACAAGAAAAGGGCTCTTTCCGCCACCTGACGCAAACAAGCAGTAAAGGTTTATGCCTCATAACTTATTTATGTACAAATAAAACTCATAGTTCACAAGCTAAATAGAAATTTGAAACAACGCCTAACTTGTAGCTACATTCAAAGAATAACAGGAGGAATCGAAAGGCATTCCAAGCAGAAAGGGATATAACTAGTCAAAAGAATCGAAAGGAATGCTAACTGAAGTTTCCGAGTAAGTGTAGTGCcgtagattaaaaaaaataagaagcaTTGCTGCTACTCCATAACACCAAAAAGTGTTAAAGCAAGCTCAGATGTCATGTTTTGAAAGTGCTTCTACTTAAACAGACAGCAAGAGAAAGAGCACAGCAGTTTTAATGCCAAACTCAGAACAATCCCATATCATAGAGATTTCATTAAAGCACCGTTGTGACATTTGCATTTGAATGTTAAAAATGATTCAGCTTGAGTTTGATTGATGTAAGAACACTCTCAGGAATTTCTAACACTACATTATGGACGGAAGACAAATAGGGCTTTTACCGAAGGatgaaagataaaaaaagaCGTGTTGCACAAAACAGGAGTTGACTGATACGGAAAACAGCGAATTATATAAAAgaatttgttataaaaaaaaaagtttcaaatttgTCTACAGAAATGAAAAATGAGCTCCCCGTGCAacatagaaaaaaaaagtattttaagATTAATCTGTGCTCCTACTTCTACTAGTATAGTTCCACTACCTCATAGAAGTGCCCTCACACCAGAAAGAAGAATTTGAAATATGCAAAAGGAGAGGTCGCGAGCCTATGTTACACAAAAACATAATTTGAAACATGAAACGGtggaatgatatttttttacagGAATAGGCTATAAACATAAACAGAGTTTCATCGGAAACATAGTACTTGACAATTTTCAGTACAACATAGTTCCTAGCAAACGAGGAAGGATAAAATAACAAGAACCAAGCAAAGGA
This region of Mercurialis annua linkage group LG1-X, ddMerAnnu1.2, whole genome shotgun sequence genomic DNA includes:
- the LOC126681153 gene encoding cyclin-A2-1-like isoform X2, which codes for MDKESTVAAKVEEPVARITRARAKALGTSGGIPPPVPKPYLKEDQKRALRANTKRTASDDNKSFITAVSGLQHKRRAVLKDVTNLKSESSNASCTNVTKVQDMDVKPARKCHAKKNMEMVDISMETSEAEEDIKARLAEELSKIRMVESQEITSPTRQKGICHHIKNGCAADSLLTPRVTDELQSPQSKQENIFCKKLESSSGQVIADIDSNLKDPQICGLYAPEIYSNRRVKELDQRPSTNYMEKLQHDITPSMRGILIDWLVEVSEEYRLVPDTLYLTVNLIDRFLSENFIEKQRLQLLGVTCMLIASKYEEICAPRVEEFCFITDNTYTRREVLKMERQVLNLLYFQISVPTTKTFLRRFIQAAQASYKAPCIELEFLANYLAELTLVEYDFLKILPSLIAASAVFLARWTLDQSDHPWNPTLEHYTSYNASELKTTVLALEDLQLNTNGCPLNAIREKYRQQKLKSVANMTSTQRVLSLFER
- the LOC126681153 gene encoding cyclin-A2-1-like isoform X3, with amino-acid sequence MDKESTVAAKVEEPVARITRARAKALGTSGGIPPPVPKPYLKEDQKRALRANTKRTASDDNKSFITAVSGLQHKRRAVLKDVTNLKSESSNASCTNVTKVQDMDVKPARKCHAKKNMEMVDISMETSEAEEDIKARLAEELSKIRMVESQEITSPTRQKGICHHIKNGCAADSLLTPRVTDELQSPQKENIFCKKLESSSGQVIADIDSNLKDPQICGLYAPEIYSNRRVKELDQRPSTNYMEKLQHDITPSMRGILIDWLVEVSEEYRLVPDTLYLTVNLIDRFLSENFIEKQRLQLLGVTCMLIASKYEEICAPRVEEFCFITDNTYTRREVLKMERQVLNLLYFQISVPTTKTFLRRFIQAAQASYKAPCIELEFLANYLAELTLVEYDFLKILPSLIAASAVFLARWTLDQSDHPWNPTLEHYTSYNASELKTTVLALEDLQLNTNGCPLNAIREKYRQQKLKSVANMTSTQRVLSLFER
- the LOC126681153 gene encoding cyclin-A2-1-like isoform X1, producing MDKESTVAAKVEEPVARITRARAKALGTSGGIPPPVPKPYLKEDQKRALRANTKRTASDDNKSFITAVSGLQHKRRAVLKDVTNLKSESSNASCTNVTKVQDMDVKPARKCHAKKNMEMVDISMETSEAEEDIKARLAEELSKIRMVESQEITSPTRQKGICHHIKNGCAADSLLTPRVTDELQSPQSKRIEENIFCKKLESSSGQVIADIDSNLKDPQICGLYAPEIYSNRRVKELDQRPSTNYMEKLQHDITPSMRGILIDWLVEVSEEYRLVPDTLYLTVNLIDRFLSENFIEKQRLQLLGVTCMLIASKYEEICAPRVEEFCFITDNTYTRREVLKMERQVLNLLYFQISVPTTKTFLRRFIQAAQASYKAPCIELEFLANYLAELTLVEYDFLKILPSLIAASAVFLARWTLDQSDHPWNPTLEHYTSYNASELKTTVLALEDLQLNTNGCPLNAIREKYRQQKLKSVANMTSTQRVLSLFER